A part of Paraliobacillus zengyii genomic DNA contains:
- a CDS encoding AraC family transcriptional regulator: MADPFIYQTITPNKELPFRLLLHNTGEKRTVIKHWHKSLEVSYTVCGKIEDYYINGNHYTTKPGDILIVNPYCIHGIQLEDQPERVSLTLMIPIEFLNTFSIDIEDFRFQNTIELDMTETQKEHYHKMQQSFQELYECSKNEFSNPIRLKAISLVFNILYILTYYFYETNEPASFIGKRHFTYLEEITSYIESNHDQNLSLANISDTFHLSKGYLSKIFKKYMGETIPQYILQVRLQKAYQLLLNTDDTVEMITEMVGFPNKKAFSKAFKEVYGDTPLQYRIKYHSKVSME; encoded by the coding sequence ATGGCTGATCCGTTCATTTACCAAACAATCACACCTAACAAAGAATTACCATTCCGATTATTACTTCATAACACAGGAGAAAAACGTACAGTTATTAAGCACTGGCATAAGTCTTTAGAAGTTTCTTATACTGTTTGTGGAAAAATCGAAGACTACTATATTAACGGGAACCATTACACAACCAAACCTGGTGATATTCTCATTGTTAACCCATATTGTATCCATGGTATACAGCTTGAAGATCAACCAGAAAGAGTTTCGCTAACTCTGATGATTCCAATAGAGTTTCTGAACACTTTTTCCATTGATATTGAAGACTTCCGCTTTCAAAATACAATAGAACTTGATATGACAGAGACTCAAAAAGAGCATTACCATAAAATGCAACAAAGCTTTCAAGAACTATATGAATGTAGCAAAAATGAATTTTCCAATCCTATTCGATTGAAAGCTATTAGTCTAGTTTTTAATATTTTATATATACTTACCTACTACTTTTACGAGACAAATGAACCCGCCTCTTTTATTGGCAAAAGGCACTTTACTTATCTAGAAGAAATAACTTCCTATATAGAGAGCAATCATGACCAAAATCTAAGCTTAGCGAATATTTCCGATACATTTCATTTGTCAAAAGGCTACTTATCTAAAATCTTCAAGAAATATATGGGAGAAACCATCCCTCAATATATTCTCCAAGTTAGATTACAAAAGGCCTATCAACTGTTGCTAAACACCGATGACACAGTAGAAATGATTACCGAAATGGTTGGATTCCCTAACAAAAAAGCATTTAGTAAAGCATTTAAGGAAGTATACGGAGACACGCCTCTTCAGTACCGGATTAAGTATCACTCTAAAGTAAGTATGGAGTAA
- a CDS encoding alpha/beta hydrolase gives MRPLIDTSKYENTILNISYGDVSETLKLDIFYPEAGDGPFPVIISIHGGAFKKGDKHNGEMIEPMLHGLAKGYAVVAINYRLSGEAKFPIPVKDIKRAIRFIKANRYQYNLDTKRMVVWGGSAGAYMALMAGLFEDAELFDDENDPNLDVKANVQGVVAWFPPVNFSNMDKQLEESGLLRNYPDHDAEDSPESLFLGKPLTAAGSLLDRSNPETYIHPDMPPMFIQHGRADKIVPYQQSRDFVEKVKQAGFEEKIHYEIIEDADHGDEKFETSENLDKVYAFINRLLKG, from the coding sequence ATGAGACCGTTAATTGATACGAGCAAATACGAGAATACAATATTAAATATAAGCTATGGGGATGTATCTGAAACATTAAAGCTAGATATATTTTATCCTGAAGCAGGGGATGGGCCTTTTCCTGTTATTATTTCGATACACGGTGGGGCATTTAAAAAAGGGGATAAGCATAATGGAGAAATGATAGAACCAATGCTTCATGGATTGGCAAAAGGCTATGCAGTAGTAGCCATAAATTATCGGTTAAGTGGTGAAGCCAAGTTTCCGATTCCGGTGAAAGATATCAAAAGAGCCATTCGGTTTATAAAAGCAAATCGTTATCAATATAATTTGGATACGAAGCGGATGGTAGTATGGGGTGGTTCCGCTGGTGCATACATGGCGTTGATGGCTGGCTTATTTGAAGATGCTGAACTATTTGATGATGAAAACGATCCGAACCTCGATGTGAAAGCCAATGTTCAAGGGGTAGTTGCCTGGTTTCCTCCTGTAAACTTTTCAAATATGGACAAGCAACTTGAAGAAAGTGGACTATTAAGAAACTATCCTGACCATGATGCGGAGGATTCGCCTGAGTCCTTATTTCTAGGCAAGCCACTGACAGCTGCTGGTTCATTATTAGATAGATCAAATCCAGAAACATATATTCATCCAGACATGCCTCCAATGTTTATTCAACATGGTAGGGCAGATAAGATTGTTCCATACCAACAGTCGAGAGATTTTGTTGAAAAAGTGAAGCAAGCAGGATTCGAAGAAAAGATTCATTATGAAATAATCGAGGACGCAGATCACGGCGATGAAAAATTCGAGACGAGTGAAAACTTAGATAAGGTATATGCCTTTATTAATCGTCTACTAAAAGGTTGA
- a CDS encoding DUF554 family protein gives MFWGIIGAYLSDKIPERLRVALPLTFGAASMGMGVTLIVKLDSLPPVVLSLIIGSIIGELIQFEKGIEWCANKVKDPIEKIFSSNNTMESNDFMEKFVGIVVLFCASGTGIFGALNEGMTGDPSILLSKSFLDFFTAIIFSTALGYIVLTIALPQVAILLGLFFSAGLILPVVNDALIADFSALGGIIMLVTGFRICGIKAFPVANMLPGLIIVMPISSLWSHFF, from the coding sequence ATTTTTTGGGGGATTATTGGCGCTTATTTAAGTGATAAAATCCCTGAAAGATTAAGGGTTGCTTTACCACTAACCTTTGGTGCCGCCTCGATGGGGATGGGGGTTACGTTAATTGTAAAACTAGACTCTCTACCACCAGTTGTTCTTTCCTTAATTATAGGTAGTATTATTGGTGAATTAATCCAATTTGAAAAAGGGATTGAATGGTGTGCAAACAAGGTGAAAGATCCAATAGAAAAGATCTTTTCAAGCAATAATACGATGGAATCTAACGATTTTATGGAGAAATTTGTAGGGATAGTCGTTTTGTTTTGCGCAAGTGGTACAGGGATATTTGGTGCATTAAATGAAGGAATGACAGGGGATCCTTCCATATTACTGTCAAAATCTTTCCTAGACTTTTTTACAGCTATTATTTTTTCTACAGCGCTAGGGTATATCGTATTAACGATTGCGCTTCCTCAAGTTGCTATTTTGTTAGGCTTATTTTTCAGTGCTGGTTTAATTTTACCAGTAGTAAACGATGCATTAATTGCTGATTTTTCTGCTTTAGGTGGCATTATCATGCTTGTGACAGGATTTAGAATTTGTGGGATTAAGGCCTTTCCAGTTGCAAACATGTTACCAGGGCTAATTATTGTAATGCCAATATCATCGCTTTGGTCACATTTCTTTTAA
- a CDS encoding PRD domain-containing protein: MRAIKKINNNVAICVDDNKNELIAFGKGIGFPIMPYEIKDLRLISKTFYKVDKRFYSLIEEIPEDVFEVAALIVEKAQTTLDCYLNPNLVISLSDHINFAIIRMNQYKEMQMVFSYDVEQLYSQETSLGRYAVELIKSKLNVSLPTSEITNIAMHFVNAEVEKVPVAYGKDQEELILEVAKIIEDFFSVPIVKNSFNYHRFAMHLRYYLKRIKDKNQYIDDSSLVVGAMKEKNPRAYECAYMISNFIDEKLESESTEEEILYLTIHINRIINNANMND, translated from the coding sequence ATGAGGGCGATTAAGAAAATTAATAATAATGTAGCCATATGTGTTGACGACAATAAAAACGAACTGATTGCCTTTGGAAAAGGAATTGGATTTCCTATAATGCCTTATGAGATTAAGGATTTGCGTTTGATTTCCAAAACGTTCTATAAGGTTGACAAACGTTTTTATAGTTTGATTGAGGAAATACCAGAGGATGTATTTGAAGTTGCAGCACTTATTGTAGAAAAGGCCCAAACAACATTAGATTGCTACTTAAATCCTAATCTTGTAATTAGTTTATCAGACCATATTAATTTTGCCATTATTCGAATGAATCAATATAAAGAAATGCAGATGGTGTTCTCTTACGATGTGGAACAGTTATATTCACAAGAAACGAGTCTTGGAAGGTATGCAGTAGAGCTTATAAAATCCAAATTAAATGTTAGTCTACCAACTAGTGAAATTACCAATATTGCTATGCACTTTGTGAATGCAGAGGTGGAGAAGGTACCCGTAGCATACGGGAAAGACCAAGAAGAATTAATCCTAGAGGTAGCCAAAATAATTGAGGATTTCTTTTCTGTTCCGATAGTTAAAAATAGCTTTAACTATCACAGATTTGCCATGCATTTGAGGTATTATTTAAAGCGAATTAAAGATAAGAATCAGTATATTGATGATAGTTCATTAGTCGTTGGAGCGATGAAGGAAAAGAATCCACGTGCTTATGAATGTGCATATATGATTAGTAACTTTATTGATGAAAAATTAGAGTCGGAAAGTACAGAGGAAGAAATCCTTTATTTGACGATTCATATAAATCGAATAATAAACAATGCCAACATGAATGATTAG
- a CDS encoding PTS sugar transporter subunit IIA, giving the protein MGIFKKLLNKTEEKSLVFEAEENWVYAPIEGEIIPLNDIADGVFSKGLLGKGCGIKPSDDKVYAPFDGEVIMIAATKHAIGLKSNDGIELLIHVGMDTVKMEGKGFKPEVKLGDKVKCGQLLMTFSIADVEKAGYSTTSAVIVSNSGIYTELEVSLQGVGSKLEKLIHVS; this is encoded by the coding sequence ATGGGGATATTCAAGAAATTATTAAATAAAACAGAAGAAAAATCACTAGTATTCGAAGCAGAAGAGAATTGGGTGTACGCTCCAATCGAAGGAGAAATCATTCCACTTAATGACATTGCAGATGGTGTATTTTCAAAAGGATTGCTGGGAAAAGGATGCGGCATTAAACCTTCTGATGATAAGGTTTACGCACCATTTGATGGTGAAGTTATTATGATTGCTGCTACAAAGCATGCCATTGGATTAAAAAGTAATGATGGCATTGAATTATTAATACATGTCGGAATGGATACGGTAAAAATGGAAGGCAAAGGCTTTAAACCAGAAGTGAAGCTTGGAGACAAGGTAAAGTGTGGCCAGCTTTTGATGACTTTTTCTATTGCTGATGTGGAAAAGGCAGGTTATTCCACAACATCAGCTGTCATTGTATCTAACTCGGGAATATATACTGAGTTAGAAGTTTCGCTTCAAGGTGTTGGATCAAAATTAGAGAAATTGATCCATGTATCTTAA
- a CDS encoding ChbG/HpnK family deacetylase: MKKLLMRADDLGYSEGINYGIAKSVREGIIENVGVMTNMSTVVRGLNLLGDTEVCLGLHTNICVGSPLTEPSRIPSITNNNGAFKSSSEYRSAQEDCVVLEQAIIETEAQLKRFIELVGKQPCYMDVHAIASDNFLMAAEIVAKKHGITYSPFSIGEGKIKIKDTDVYVSMDSMKPDYVPFASLKTSVRDVPEDGCILFVCHPGYLDGYILNHSSLTIPRPLEVDMLCDPQTLRWVKEAGIELITYDDL, translated from the coding sequence ATGAAGAAACTATTAATGAGAGCAGATGACCTAGGTTATTCAGAAGGGATCAATTATGGGATAGCGAAAAGCGTAAGAGAAGGGATCATCGAAAATGTAGGCGTTATGACCAACATGTCCACGGTTGTACGTGGATTGAATCTTTTGGGAGATACAGAAGTATGTCTAGGATTACATACAAATATCTGTGTAGGAAGTCCTCTTACAGAACCGTCCCGAATACCAAGCATTACCAATAACAATGGAGCGTTTAAATCATCTTCAGAATATCGATCGGCACAAGAAGATTGTGTCGTCCTAGAGCAAGCCATTATTGAAACAGAGGCGCAATTAAAGAGATTTATTGAACTAGTCGGTAAGCAGCCATGTTACATGGACGTACATGCGATTGCTAGTGATAATTTCCTGATGGCGGCAGAGATAGTGGCGAAGAAGCATGGTATAACCTATTCTCCGTTTTCGATTGGAGAGGGAAAGATTAAGATAAAGGATACAGATGTTTATGTTTCTATGGATAGCATGAAGCCAGATTATGTGCCATTTGCATCGTTAAAAACGAGCGTGCGGGATGTGCCAGAGGATGGGTGTATACTGTTTGTTTGTCATCCTGGTTACTTGGATGGATATATCTTAAACCATTCTTCTCTGACCATACCTAGACCACTCGAAGTAGATATGTTGTGCGATCCTCAGACATTAAGATGGGTCAAAGAAGCTGGAATAGAACTAATTACGTATGATGACCTATGA
- a CDS encoding subtype B tannase, with protein sequence MGYSLDFNQSNYETKTLKLDNQTIEYRAFEKIVYVEYPVDIQFHTMNIYVPEAYFKGEAIGPYTIDRAPILLTNTVGGYKPGEPGGPGQGRFGEANAAFFALKQGYVVAVPGVRGCSLQDENGRNIGVAPAAIVDLKAAVRYLRHNRAVIPGDTEKIIANGTSAGGALSSLLGATGNHQDYEPYLEEIGAAKERDDIFAASCYCPITNLEHADAAYEWLFHGLNDYKKKKIERVNGEIIKTPIKGTMSADQIALSAELKRNFPPYLNSLGLKASNGETLTLDESGKGSFQKLVQSFLIDSAQTALAKGEDLSELEWITINNGNIIDLDFDQFILLATRMKPTLAFDDIELKTPENELFGTTSIKAQHFSAFAKEHTQVEGSFADATIIKMMNPMEYIGSSENVTSSQWRIRHGSVDRDTSLAIPIILATTLMNKGYNVDFALPWGQGHGGDYDLDELFAWIDSIALKK encoded by the coding sequence ATGGGATATAGCTTAGATTTTAACCAAAGCAACTACGAAACGAAAACACTAAAACTTGATAATCAAACGATAGAGTACAGGGCTTTTGAGAAGATTGTTTATGTGGAGTATCCAGTAGATATTCAGTTTCATACGATGAATATCTATGTTCCTGAAGCGTACTTCAAGGGAGAGGCTATTGGACCGTATACAATCGATCGTGCACCTATTTTGCTAACCAATACAGTAGGAGGCTATAAACCTGGAGAGCCAGGAGGACCTGGACAAGGAAGGTTTGGAGAAGCGAATGCGGCATTCTTTGCTTTAAAACAGGGGTATGTGGTTGCTGTGCCTGGTGTCCGTGGGTGTTCCTTACAGGATGAAAATGGACGAAACATTGGAGTTGCACCTGCTGCGATCGTAGATCTAAAAGCGGCAGTTCGTTATTTAAGACATAATCGAGCAGTCATTCCAGGAGATACAGAAAAAATTATTGCCAACGGTACTAGTGCAGGTGGAGCCTTATCTTCCTTACTCGGAGCTACTGGAAATCATCAGGATTATGAACCTTATTTAGAAGAAATAGGTGCAGCTAAAGAACGAGATGATATCTTTGCGGCGTCTTGTTATTGCCCCATTACTAATTTAGAACATGCAGATGCAGCTTATGAATGGCTATTTCATGGATTAAATGATTATAAGAAGAAAAAAATAGAAAGAGTCAATGGTGAGATAATAAAGACTCCGATTAAAGGCACAATGAGCGCAGACCAAATCGCCCTCTCTGCTGAATTGAAGCGCAATTTCCCACCATACCTAAATAGTTTGGGCCTAAAGGCTAGCAATGGAGAAACGTTAACCTTAGATGAATCTGGAAAAGGCAGTTTCCAAAAGCTCGTTCAATCATTTCTTATCGATTCTGCACAAACGGCATTGGCAAAAGGGGAAGACTTGTCGGAATTAGAGTGGATAACGATTAACAATGGGAATATCATCGATCTTGATTTTGATCAATTTATTCTATTGGCTACAAGAATGAAGCCGACGCTTGCTTTTGATGATATCGAATTAAAAACACCTGAAAACGAATTGTTCGGAACAACATCAATAAAAGCGCAACATTTTAGTGCTTTTGCTAAAGAGCACACTCAGGTTGAGGGTTCGTTTGCAGATGCAACTATCATTAAGATGATGAACCCAATGGAATACATAGGAAGTTCGGAAAATGTTACGAGCTCTCAATGGCGAATTCGCCATGGGTCAGTTGATCGAGATACTTCCCTTGCGATTCCAATTATTTTAGCAACTACTTTGATGAACAAAGGATATAACGTCGACTTCGCGTTACCTTGGGGACAAGGTCATGGCGGAGATTATGATTTGGACGAACTGTTTGCTTGGATAGATAGTATTGCTTTGAAGAAATGA
- a CDS encoding MBL fold metallo-hydrolase, whose product MSYFTSEKVTDRITRVHTPFGVCIYLVEGKEGALLLDTGMGCGDLKAYIDSICDKPLKVLLSHGHCDHAGGSAQFDDVYLPSADLELEKYHCALDKRIAEIKNGPVPPPQEWRAEDMIPSRVKPYKELSEGMVFNIGEVSVEIIEVPGHTQGQLVFLIREEKTAIFGDACGVHTLLHFPESTTIKEYYQHLLHLKQFESAFDRILRFHGTFESPKVLLENNIQLCERILNGTDDKIAGNFHGVKCLIARIENTDLAEDEVGNIMYKPDRIR is encoded by the coding sequence ATGTCTTATTTCACATCCGAAAAGGTGACAGATAGGATCACTCGAGTCCATACGCCATTTGGTGTTTGTATATATCTTGTTGAAGGTAAGGAAGGCGCTCTCCTTCTAGATACAGGCATGGGATGCGGGGATTTAAAAGCATATATTGATTCCATATGCGATAAGCCACTTAAAGTGTTACTATCACATGGACACTGTGATCATGCAGGAGGAAGTGCCCAATTTGATGATGTATATTTACCTTCAGCTGATTTAGAGTTAGAAAAATACCATTGTGCGTTAGATAAACGCATAGCGGAAATCAAAAATGGACCTGTCCCCCCACCACAAGAGTGGCGAGCGGAAGATATGATTCCTTCCAGGGTAAAACCATATAAAGAACTTTCTGAAGGTATGGTATTTAATATTGGTGAGGTAAGCGTAGAAATAATTGAAGTTCCAGGCCATACTCAAGGCCAGTTAGTATTCTTAATACGTGAAGAAAAAACAGCTATCTTCGGGGATGCATGTGGTGTTCATACATTGCTCCATTTCCCTGAAAGTACAACTATTAAAGAGTACTATCAACACTTACTCCATCTAAAGCAATTCGAGAGTGCATTTGACCGAATTCTCAGGTTCCATGGAACATTTGAATCACCTAAAGTACTGTTAGAAAATAACATACAATTGTGTGAAAGGATTCTTAATGGAACAGATGATAAAATAGCTGGAAACTTTCATGGAGTGAAGTGCTTGATAGCAAGAATTGAGAATACTGATTTAGCTGAAGATGAAGTCGGGAATATTATGTATAAACCTGATAGAATTAGATAA
- a CDS encoding PTS transporter subunit EIIC yields the protein MKQQTKDIVFQLVGGKANISFQKQHNDYLELHLKDQSIVKVEQITELSGVYDCQFETGVLRVIENPKYKRDVRKEHTMTKSKENHKYDKLAGFILENVGGKENIVSLTHCVTRLRFVLKDEDKANKAALEGQEGILTVVKSGGQYQVVIGNTVSFVYEAVCRIAGLQGNASANENDDDVKSKNVVAKLLDIISSVMTPMLMVLSAAGMIKGLLTLTVVMGLVSQDSGTYTLMYTAGDAFFYFLPIILGYTASKKFKSNEYIGLALGSILVYPTMVNLTTSGEALGTLLSGSLSMDYYTTFMGIPVVMPASGYTSSVVPIILAVFFAAKVEKNFKKIIPEIVRPFLVPVLTLALMVPLTYIIIGPIAAELTNILNIFFSAIYDLPLVGGLLAGALVGGGFGILVLFGLHWALIPMAITNIAANGFDYILTASICGQFAAMACGIVVFFRTNDIKLKNISIPATISQIMGVGEPLMYGIMVPYKILFIGNCIAGAAGGAFIGLISAKTYIMGGLGGVFGLTYYINPITNSLSDLTLVLIGIAISFIVSAVFTFITFKDKENTTEEKIAA from the coding sequence ATGAAGCAACAAACAAAAGATATTGTCTTTCAGCTTGTAGGAGGCAAAGCTAATATCAGCTTCCAAAAGCAGCATAATGATTATCTTGAACTACATCTAAAAGATCAGAGTATCGTAAAGGTTGAACAAATCACGGAACTTTCAGGAGTCTATGACTGTCAGTTTGAGACTGGTGTTTTAAGAGTGATAGAAAATCCTAAATATAAGAGGGACGTGCGAAAGGAGCATACCATGACGAAGAGTAAGGAAAATCACAAATATGATAAACTGGCAGGCTTTATCTTGGAAAATGTTGGAGGAAAAGAAAACATTGTAAGCCTCACCCATTGTGTAACTAGACTTCGATTTGTATTGAAGGATGAGGATAAAGCTAATAAAGCTGCTCTAGAGGGGCAAGAAGGCATCTTAACCGTAGTGAAATCTGGTGGACAGTACCAGGTTGTAATTGGAAATACCGTAAGTTTTGTTTATGAGGCAGTTTGTAGAATTGCCGGATTACAAGGTAATGCATCAGCCAATGAAAATGATGATGATGTTAAGAGTAAGAATGTTGTTGCCAAATTGCTTGATATTATTTCGAGTGTAATGACGCCGATGCTAATGGTTTTATCTGCAGCCGGTATGATTAAAGGTCTTCTTACTTTAACTGTAGTAATGGGCCTTGTGTCTCAGGATTCGGGTACCTACACACTTATGTACACAGCCGGAGATGCATTTTTCTATTTTCTACCTATTATTTTAGGTTATACCGCATCAAAGAAATTTAAAAGTAATGAATATATTGGTCTTGCGTTAGGTTCTATTTTGGTTTATCCAACTATGGTAAATCTAACAACTTCAGGGGAGGCATTAGGAACACTTCTTTCTGGGTCGCTTTCTATGGATTACTATACAACCTTTATGGGTATTCCAGTTGTTATGCCAGCATCAGGCTATACGTCATCAGTAGTGCCAATCATTTTAGCAGTATTCTTTGCAGCAAAAGTTGAAAAGAATTTTAAAAAGATTATTCCAGAAATTGTACGACCTTTTCTTGTTCCAGTTTTAACTTTAGCATTAATGGTACCACTCACTTATATTATAATCGGTCCAATTGCTGCGGAACTTACTAATATTCTTAATATATTCTTCTCAGCAATATACGATCTTCCTCTAGTTGGCGGTCTTCTTGCAGGTGCGTTAGTAGGTGGAGGCTTCGGTATCCTTGTATTATTTGGATTACATTGGGCGCTTATCCCAATGGCAATTACGAATATCGCTGCCAATGGTTTTGATTATATTTTAACTGCTTCCATTTGTGGACAGTTTGCAGCAATGGCTTGTGGTATTGTAGTATTTTTCCGTACGAATGATATTAAACTTAAAAATATTAGTATTCCAGCAACTATCTCTCAAATCATGGGGGTAGGAGAACCACTTATGTATGGTATTATGGTTCCTTATAAAATTCTCTTTATTGGAAACTGTATTGCCGGTGCAGCTGGTGGTGCATTTATTGGACTTATTAGCGCAAAAACGTACATCATGGGTGGTTTAGGAGGTGTATTTGGACTTACGTATTATATTAATCCAATTACAAATAGTTTGAGTGATTTGACTCTTGTCTTAATAGGTATTGCGATTTCATTTATCGTCTCAGCAGTATTTACATTTATCACATTTAAAGACAAAGAAAATACAACTGAGGAAAAAATTGCTGCTTAA
- a CDS encoding helix-turn-helix domain-containing protein translates to MNEIGNRIRYHRLELNMTQSDLAEGIISVSYLSKIENGLIEPPQKIIDFLCKELNINPYLQERKKYIFMKLTRDWFEALFKNDIHDAQNLYIQIEKNNALIEKTESITLIDIHKLKYFLLQEKNEEARRQYEMLQILSVNFNNIENYYWLKFSAYYKFRNLYYNKSLEYFNQAKKYLSSTFYLEDEEENGLYYMIALSASHARKTYKAQNYAKKALQFYQKNYHLKQAAQCHILLGISFSRIAEYEEAIKSYKLAEKISRTINDISLLATSIQNIGNLYSIINKSQESIEYYLKSYNLQVNSTHKMKIIPIASLMKEYYRRHDIFNANYWLSEGISLLSQDESESVYQYEFQVYEQLINGINQDFDDIILKKIIPFLNEKGLHYEKVAYLKILAQYYFDTRKYKLSAIYYNHALNIN, encoded by the coding sequence TTGAATGAAATAGGCAATAGAATAAGATATCATAGGTTAGAATTAAACATGACGCAATCTGATTTGGCTGAAGGAATTATCTCTGTGTCCTACTTATCTAAAATAGAAAATGGTTTAATTGAACCTCCACAAAAAATCATAGATTTCTTGTGTAAGGAATTAAACATTAATCCCTACTTGCAAGAAAGAAAAAAATATATATTTATGAAGTTAACTAGGGATTGGTTTGAAGCCTTATTTAAAAATGACATACATGATGCTCAAAATTTATATATACAGATAGAAAAAAATAATGCATTAATTGAAAAGACTGAATCAATTACCCTGATAGATATACATAAACTTAAGTATTTCCTACTACAAGAAAAGAATGAGGAAGCAAGGAGACAGTATGAAATGCTTCAGATACTCTCTGTAAATTTTAATAATATAGAAAATTATTATTGGTTAAAATTTTCAGCCTATTACAAATTTAGAAATTTATACTATAACAAATCGCTAGAGTATTTTAATCAAGCAAAAAAGTATTTAAGTAGCACTTTCTACTTAGAGGATGAAGAAGAAAATGGATTATACTATATGATAGCCCTATCTGCGAGTCACGCAAGAAAAACTTACAAAGCGCAAAATTATGCAAAAAAAGCATTACAGTTTTATCAAAAAAACTACCATTTGAAGCAAGCCGCTCAGTGTCATATATTACTAGGAATTTCATTTTCACGTATTGCAGAGTATGAAGAAGCAATTAAAAGTTATAAATTAGCTGAAAAAATTTCTAGGACTATTAATGACATTTCACTATTAGCAACTTCTATTCAAAATATCGGCAACTTGTATTCTATAATTAATAAGTCGCAAGAAAGCATTGAATATTATCTGAAGAGCTATAATTTGCAGGTTAATAGTACTCATAAAATGAAAATCATTCCAATAGCTAGTCTGATGAAAGAATACTATAGGAGACATGATATATTCAATGCTAATTATTGGTTAAGTGAAGGAATATCTCTTCTATCACAGGATGAGTCTGAGTCCGTTTATCAATATGAATTTCAAGTTTATGAGCAGTTGATTAATGGGATTAACCAGGATTTTGATGATATAATACTTAAAAAAATAATACCTTTTTTAAATGAAAAAGGACTACATTATGAAAAAGTTGCTTATTTAAAAATTTTAGCTCAATACTATTTTGATACCAGAAAATATAAGTTAAGTGCAATCTATTATAACCATGCACTTAATATAAATTAA
- a CDS encoding helix-turn-helix domain-containing protein, with product MGDFFEKYFEIRGDDYVKNLQLEGEIAAQIKTKRQELKMSQQKLADAAGIPKSTIGRIEAGLCCDA from the coding sequence ATGGGCGACTTTTTTGAAAAATACTTCGAAATTCGTGGAGATGACTATGTGAAAAACCTTCAACTCGAAGGAGAAATAGCTGCACAAATCAAGACTAAACGACAAGAATTAAAAATGTCTCAGCAAAAGTTAGCTGATGCAGCTGGGATTCCTAAATCTACAATTGGTAGAATAGAGGCGGGGCTATGTTGTGACGCCTGA
- a CDS encoding rhomboid family intramembrane serine protease: MNEKQYYRFFTYAFLHNGISHLLLNLLLFVFAGPPVEKQIGRVNFLMLFISTVIFSAIICFIFADRPLVGSSGFGYGILGMLTWFVMRKNRIVDKESKNIIILSVITSFIFTLTYSNASVLGHFSGFIMGIFIGGVIDINRSGSKVQQ, from the coding sequence ATTAATGAAAAACAATATTATAGGTTTTTCACATATGCATTTCTCCATAATGGTATTTCTCATCTCTTGCTTAATTTACTTCTCTTTGTTTTTGCGGGGCCACCTGTAGAGAAGCAAATTGGAAGAGTGAATTTCCTAATGCTTTTTATATCAACTGTAATATTTTCTGCAATTATATGTTTTATCTTTGCTGACCGACCTTTAGTCGGCTCATCAGGATTTGGATATGGAATATTAGGAATGTTAACTTGGTTTGTGATGAGAAAAAATAGAATAGTAGATAAAGAATCAAAAAATATAATTATATTATCTGTTATTACATCGTTTATTTTTACTTTAACCTATAGCAATGCTAGCGTTTTGGGACACTTTAGTGGATTTATCATGGGAATTTTTATAGGGGGAGTAATTGATATTAATAGAAGTGGTAGCAAGGTTCAACAATAG